In the genome of Bacteroidales bacterium, one region contains:
- a CDS encoding arsenic efflux protein: MITGFVFVMMLVVEYINVQTNGIWQNHISGNKWKQYLFAALLGAIPGCLGAFTAVALFSHNLISFGAIVTAMIATSGDEAFVMFAMFPQKAILLTIIILFIGIIAGYLTDKIPVFKKISNKFQENKFPLHKEEYCKCFQKENLLQFITHPSIYRILIAIIIIILLVAFSTGLIAGNMKLWLKYSVIIGILFSLFIVVSVPEHFLKKHLWDHIVKVHILRIFLWTFGTLLAIHFLMYFIDIKLWISDNMLIVILIAVLVGIIPESGPHLVFVTLFVQGTIPFSVLLASSIAQDGHGMLPLFAESKLSFLTVKLVNMLFALITGFIGLMAGF, encoded by the coding sequence GTTGGTTGTTGAGTATATAAATGTTCAAACCAATGGTATATGGCAAAATCATATATCAGGGAATAAATGGAAACAATATTTATTTGCGGCACTTTTAGGTGCTATTCCTGGATGTCTTGGTGCATTTACTGCAGTAGCTTTGTTCTCTCACAATTTAATATCATTTGGAGCAATTGTAACAGCAATGATTGCAACCAGTGGCGATGAAGCTTTTGTTATGTTTGCAATGTTTCCGCAAAAAGCAATTTTGTTAACTATAATAATTTTATTTATTGGTATTATTGCCGGTTATCTTACTGATAAAATTCCTGTGTTTAAAAAAATTTCAAACAAATTTCAGGAAAATAAATTTCCGCTTCATAAGGAAGAATATTGCAAATGTTTTCAGAAAGAAAATTTATTACAATTCATAACTCATCCATCAATATATCGTATATTAATAGCAATAATTATTATAATACTTTTAGTAGCTTTTTCTACAGGCTTAATTGCCGGCAATATGAAATTATGGTTAAAGTATTCAGTAATAATCGGAATTTTATTTTCTCTGTTTATTGTTGTTAGTGTACCCGAACATTTTTTGAAAAAACATCTTTGGGATCATATTGTAAAAGTTCATATTTTAAGAATATTTTTATGGACTTTCGGAACACTACTTGCTATTCATTTTTTAATGTATTTTATAGATATTAAATTATGGATATCAGATAATATGCTAATTGTTATATTAATTGCAGTATTAGTAGGAATTATTCCTGAATCGGGACCACATTTGGTTTTTGTTACATTATTTGTACAGGGAACAATTCCTTTTAGCGTGCTTTTAGCAAGTTCAATAGCTCAGGACGGACATGGAATGCTTCCTCTGTTTGCTGAATCAAAACTAAGCTTTCTCACCGTAAAACTTGTAAATATGCTCTTTGCACTGATAACAGGATTTATCGGTTTGATGGCAGGATTTTAA
- a CDS encoding ATP-binding protein, protein MLEELLLQSNQIIEQTDLKFQRYLLGRINWNNRLIAIKGARGSGKTTLILQHIALHLKLDYIVLYISLEDLYFYNNTLLSLADEFVLNGGQYLFLDEVHKYPDWAREIKLIYDKYKKLNVVFTSSSISEIQKAKFDLSRRAVEYYLKELSLREYIELKNGNKFPAYLLEEILENHTDISKEILKEIKAVFWFNKYVTKGAYPFIIEGDIEYSQKLKNIINIILENDLPAVYKIDFSLIYKLKKLLYAVATSVPFKPNISKLSEKIGVSRPTLLIFLDYLEKSELIYQLYSSNIGISSMAKPEKIYMHNTNLLNVISEQNFKLGNIRETFFLNQLSTFEKLNYSKETDFIVNDKYSFEIGGKNKQQKQIKNLANAFIVKDNIEMGMGNIIPLWLFGFLY, encoded by the coding sequence ATGTTGGAAGAATTATTATTACAATCAAATCAAATTATTGAGCAAACCGACTTGAAATTTCAGCGATATTTGTTGGGAAGAATCAATTGGAATAATCGATTAATTGCTATAAAAGGAGCAAGAGGCAGCGGCAAAACAACATTAATATTGCAGCATATTGCCTTACATTTGAAACTTGATTATATTGTTTTGTATATCAGTTTGGAGGATTTATATTTCTATAATAATACACTTCTTTCTTTGGCAGACGAATTTGTTTTAAATGGCGGGCAATATCTTTTTCTTGATGAAGTTCACAAATACCCTGATTGGGCAAGAGAAATTAAACTGATTTATGATAAATACAAAAAATTGAATGTTGTTTTTACATCGTCATCAATCTCGGAAATACAAAAAGCAAAATTTGATTTAAGTCGCAGAGCAGTTGAATACTACCTTAAAGAATTGTCTTTGAGGGAGTATATTGAGTTGAAAAACGGGAACAAGTTTCCTGCTTATTTATTAGAAGAAATACTGGAAAATCATACTGATATCTCAAAAGAAATTTTAAAAGAGATTAAAGCTGTTTTTTGGTTTAATAAGTATGTAACAAAAGGAGCATATCCTTTTATTATTGAAGGAGATATTGAATACTCTCAAAAATTAAAAAACATTATTAATATTATTCTGGAAAATGATTTGCCGGCTGTTTATAAAATTGATTTTTCATTAATATATAAATTAAAAAAATTATTATACGCTGTTGCTACTTCAGTTCCGTTTAAACCAAACATAAGCAAGTTAAGTGAAAAAATAGGTGTCTCACGTCCGACACTTTTAATATTTTTAGATTATCTTGAAAAATCAGAACTTATTTATCAATTGTATTCAAGCAATATTGGTATAAGTTCAATGGCGAAACCGGAAAAAATTTATATGCACAATACAAATTTGCTGAATGTTATTTCTGAACAAAATTTTAAGCTTGGTAACATAAGAGAAACCTTTTTTTTAAATCAATTATCAACTTTTGAAAAGCTTAATTATTCCAAAGAAACTGATTTTATCGTTAATGATAAATATAGTTTTGAAATAGGCGGAAAAAATAAACAACAAAAGCAAATCAAAAATTTGGCAAATGCCTTCATAGTGAAAGATAATATTGAAATGGGAATGGGGAACATTATTCCATTATGGCTTTTTGGTTTTTTATATTAG
- a CDS encoding fibrobacter succinogenes major paralogous domain-containing protein, giving the protein MKRKIYMLIIVALFLLIMPLQFGCDKAEDETHPQQIEEQVVADEQEFVDLPLLPETDPFGNPIDPAAINNSENTKGGVLIDGVVLTDGSLFNNDLDSWDTECENWIQLSHTSYSNFYTLHYYKRNSGSWICSGWKFHEYSGYSNGYDVSYTWDVSFHKDDVIKSYAYTWKAGVYNGKWGTTYTIADPPEASNSFGEFVLDEALSYIVGGIVSGFGIPISQIAGWFSGWGIYTDVATVLVVDQDGNPLHASVGFPFHVDQTFLGSVVRDDADGSLSTVYIKCHEPDGPESYDDNLLNRTATVYLSAYDNEAYWGAGDDQHMPVITVTFNTNTTTTVDYPGTSECIDADGQVYQTVTIGTQTWMAENLNYDCSGSWCYDDNPDNGNTYGRLYTWYAAKTAAPPGWHLPTDAEWTTLTNYLESSAGGKMKETGTAHWDSPNTGATNESGFTALPSGRRYYEGTFSLLCRNTTFWSATEYDNNRVWNRILSYSSSDEFRSRSYKTDAVSVRCVKN; this is encoded by the coding sequence ATGAAAAGAAAAATTTACATGTTAATTATTGTTGCATTATTTTTATTAATAATGCCATTACAGTTTGGTTGTGATAAAGCAGAAGATGAAACGCATCCACAACAAATTGAAGAACAAGTAGTTGCGGATGAACAAGAGTTTGTAGATTTACCACTTTTACCCGAAACTGACCCTTTTGGAAACCCGATTGACCCTGCAGCTATAAATAATTCTGAAAATACGAAAGGTGGAGTTCTTATAGACGGCGTAGTATTAACCGATGGTTCACTTTTTAACAATGATCTTGATTCATGGGATACAGAATGTGAGAACTGGATACAACTTTCTCATACTAGTTATTCAAATTTTTATACATTACATTATTATAAAAGAAATAGTGGTTCATGGATATGCTCTGGCTGGAAATTTCATGAGTATTCTGGATATAGTAATGGATATGATGTATCATATACGTGGGATGTATCTTTCCACAAAGACGATGTTATAAAAAGTTATGCATATACTTGGAAAGCTGGTGTTTATAACGGAAAATGGGGCACTACATATACCATCGCAGACCCACCGGAGGCAAGTAATTCGTTCGGAGAGTTTGTACTTGATGAAGCACTGAGTTATATAGTTGGCGGAATAGTAAGCGGATTTGGAATACCAATTTCACAAATTGCAGGCTGGTTTTCCGGCTGGGGCATATACACTGACGTTGCAACAGTGCTTGTTGTTGATCAGGACGGTAATCCGCTTCATGCAAGCGTTGGATTTCCGTTTCATGTGGATCAAACATTTCTTGGAAGCGTAGTAAGAGACGATGCAGATGGTTCTCTCAGTACTGTATATATTAAATGTCATGAGCCTGACGGACCAGAATCCTATGATGATAACCTGCTTAATAGAACTGCTACTGTCTATTTAAGTGCTTATGATAATGAAGCATATTGGGGTGCTGGTGATGATCAACACATGCCCGTTATTACCGTAACTTTCAACACCAACACTACTACAACCGTGGATTACCCGGGAACATCAGAATGCATCGATGCCGACGGGCAGGTTTACCAAACTGTAACCATAGGTACACAAACATGGATGGCCGAAAACCTTAATTATGATTGTAGTGGTTCGTGGTGTTACGATGATAACCCTGATAACGGCAACACTTACGGCAGGCTATATACATGGTATGCAGCTAAGACAGCAGCCCCTCCCGGCTGGCATTTACCTACCGATGCAGAATGGACAACCTTAACCAATTATTTGGAAAGCAGTGCCGGTGGTAAAATGAAAGAAACCGGGACAGCACATTGGGATTCACCAAACACTGGTGCAACTAATGAAAGTGGCTTTACTGCTCTTCCGTCTGGTCGCCGGTACTACGAAGGCACGTTCAGCCTTTTGTGCCGCAACACCACCTTTTGGAGTGCTACGGAGTATGACAATAACCGCGTGTGGAACCGCATACTGAGCTACAGTAGTTCCGATGAGTTCCGGAGCCGTAGCTACAAGACTGACGCTGTCTCGGTTCGGTGCGTTAAGAACTAG
- a CDS encoding AraC family transcriptional regulator → MKKALTIIILIIISATISSQNQNTIDSLKNLLKTVNKKQKAKLLNELAKAYLPDLPKNAKENACLALQLAKEQDNRIEQAFALKYIGLALYYQSKYEEALEYYNNSLNIFKEIGDKKEVAYSLNNTGLIYQELNNYEDALEYHQKSLKIEKEIGNKRGIANSLNNIGIIYKELNNYEDALQYYQKSLKIKEEIKDKRGIANSLNNIGIIYKELNNYEDALQYYQKSLKIIEEIKDKKRIAYSLINIGTIYKELNNYEDALQYYQKSLKIAEEIKDRKGIAYSLNNIGNIYMELNNYEDALEYFQKSLIVKEGTKDTRGIAYSLNNIGKIYKELNNYEDALEYYQKSLKIKEEIKDKRGIAYSLNSIGELYNKLGNFNEALFHFDKSLEIAETLNIKDVIINNYKSFSETYSAMGNYKRAFGYHKQYTALKDSVFNLETYKQIAEMQTKYETEKKDKQIQTLEYENNIKTIKIKHHKKTHIIYIIVLFLAIAAITIILILFRKKNIAYKFLVSKNLDILSKEKELKNYKEKLQSCNKNFQSIVSNDKKEKILEKLEKLFEIDKIFKQFDLTLVKLAKQLSTNRTYLSQVINDEFRKNYSDFINEYRIKEAMIIFSDPKNTKYSIEAIAKKAGFNTKTSFNIAFKKFTGITPSVFINTIKTQ, encoded by the coding sequence ATGAAAAAAGCATTAACAATAATAATATTAATAATTATTTCCGCAACTATCTCTTCACAAAACCAGAACACTATCGACAGCCTCAAAAATCTGTTAAAAACCGTTAATAAAAAACAAAAGGCGAAACTCCTGAATGAACTCGCAAAAGCATATTTGCCCGACCTTCCCAAAAATGCAAAAGAGAATGCATGTCTTGCACTACAACTCGCTAAAGAACAAGATAACAGAATTGAACAAGCATTTGCTTTAAAATATATTGGTTTAGCATTATATTATCAATCAAAATATGAAGAAGCATTGGAATACTATAATAACTCTCTTAATATTTTCAAAGAAATTGGTGATAAAAAAGAAGTTGCATATTCGTTAAATAATACAGGACTTATTTATCAAGAATTAAACAATTATGAAGATGCTTTGGAATATCATCAAAAATCATTAAAAATAGAAAAAGAAATTGGTAATAAAAGAGGAATTGCAAATTCGTTAAATAATATAGGAATTATTTATAAAGAATTAAACAATTATGAAGATGCTTTGCAATATTATCAAAAGTCATTAAAAATAAAAGAAGAAATCAAGGATAAAAGAGGAATTGCAAATTCGTTAAATAATATAGGAATAATTTATAAAGAATTAAACAATTATGAAGATGCTTTGCAATATTATCAAAAATCATTAAAAATAATAGAAGAAATTAAGGATAAGAAAAGAATTGCATATTCGTTAATTAATATAGGAACTATTTATAAAGAATTAAACAATTATGAAGATGCTTTGCAATATTATCAAAAATCATTAAAAATAGCAGAAGAAATCAAGGATAGAAAAGGAATTGCATATTCGTTAAATAATATTGGAAATATTTATATGGAATTAAATAATTATGAAGATGCTTTGGAATATTTCCAAAAATCATTAATAGTAAAAGAAGGAACAAAGGATACAAGAGGAATTGCATATTCGTTAAACAATATAGGAAAAATTTATAAAGAATTAAACAATTATGAAGACGCTTTGGAATATTATCAAAAGTCATTAAAAATAAAAGAAGAAATCAAGGATAAAAGAGGAATTGCATATTCGTTAAATAGTATTGGAGAATTATACAACAAACTCGGCAACTTCAATGAAGCATTATTTCATTTCGATAAAAGCCTTGAAATAGCGGAAACTCTAAATATAAAAGATGTTATTATAAACAATTATAAATCTTTTTCGGAAACCTATTCAGCAATGGGCAATTACAAAAGGGCTTTTGGATATCATAAACAATACACTGCTTTAAAAGATTCTGTTTTCAATTTGGAAACATACAAACAAATAGCAGAAATGCAAACCAAGTATGAAACTGAGAAAAAAGATAAACAAATACAAACCCTTGAATACGAAAATAATATAAAAACTATAAAAATAAAACACCATAAAAAAACACATATAATATATATCATAGTGTTGTTTCTTGCAATTGCGGCAATTACAATAATTCTTATCTTATTCAGAAAAAAAAATATTGCTTATAAATTTCTTGTTTCTAAAAACCTTGATATACTATCAAAAGAAAAAGAACTAAAAAACTATAAGGAAAAATTACAATCTTGCAATAAAAACTTTCAGAGTATTGTAAGCAATGATAAAAAAGAAAAAATACTTGAAAAATTAGAAAAACTATTTGAAATTGATAAGATTTTTAAACAATTTGATTTAACACTGGTTAAGCTTGCAAAACAATTATCAACTAACCGTACATATCTTTCACAGGTAATTAATGATGAATTTAGAAAAAACTATTCCGATTTCATAAACGAATACCGTATTAAAGAAGCAATGATAATATTTTCGGACCCAAAAAATACAAAATATTCTATTGAAGCCATTGCAAAAAAAGCAGGGTTTAATACAAAAACAAGCTTTAATATTGCCTTTAAAAAATTCACAGGAATTACACCTTCCGTATTTATAAATACCATTAAAACTCAATAA